The Alteromonas stellipolaris genome includes a region encoding these proteins:
- a CDS encoding glycosyltransferase encodes MMQVVVVGYVWPEPNSSAAGQNMLALINQFLSHGHNVTFMTAAADSIHKADLDNIGVSSEAVALNCSSFNERIAKLCPDVVIFDRYMTEEQFSWRVKDACPSAIRVLNTEDLHSLRQARHDAVKAQDNALRASKETVASYDVTPIAGAAKEADYNTPLAQREIAAILRCDLTLVISRKEYTLLTKHYQVPAKQLYYHPLNVATVEGNAPDFEKRTDIVTIGNFRHAPNWDAVLQLKQTVWPAIKKVLPQANLHIYGAYPPKKATQLHNPKSGFYLDGWAENAHDVIANARLLIAPLRFGAGIKGKILEAMRCGTPTLTTWVGAEGIAEETGNSATQPTWAGAICDTAEDFANHAIKLYNSEEDWSSASQLGLVLLSTFENDKESERLAERIASIAKDVDAHRKTLFLQGLLWHQTLNASKYMSQWIEAKNQIL; translated from the coding sequence ATAATGCAGGTTGTAGTCGTTGGCTATGTGTGGCCTGAACCCAACTCCTCCGCCGCAGGCCAAAATATGCTGGCTCTGATTAATCAGTTTCTAAGCCACGGCCATAATGTAACTTTCATGACCGCTGCCGCTGACAGTATCCACAAAGCTGACCTAGATAACATAGGCGTTAGTAGTGAAGCGGTTGCACTTAATTGCAGCAGTTTTAATGAACGCATAGCGAAGCTGTGCCCTGATGTGGTTATTTTTGACCGGTATATGACCGAAGAACAGTTTTCTTGGCGAGTAAAAGACGCCTGCCCTTCTGCAATTCGTGTACTAAACACAGAAGACTTGCACAGCTTGCGACAAGCTAGGCACGATGCCGTTAAAGCACAAGATAATGCACTGCGAGCATCCAAAGAAACTGTAGCCTCTTATGATGTAACGCCAATTGCCGGCGCCGCGAAAGAGGCTGATTACAATACGCCTTTAGCTCAGCGAGAAATTGCCGCTATTTTACGTTGCGATCTTACGTTGGTCATTTCTCGCAAAGAATACACACTACTTACCAAGCATTACCAGGTTCCTGCAAAACAGCTTTATTACCATCCGCTCAATGTAGCGACAGTAGAAGGCAACGCTCCAGATTTTGAAAAACGCACCGACATTGTCACTATTGGCAATTTTCGTCATGCGCCAAATTGGGATGCAGTATTACAGCTAAAGCAAACCGTTTGGCCAGCTATTAAAAAGGTACTTCCTCAAGCAAATTTACATATTTATGGTGCTTACCCGCCTAAAAAAGCAACGCAGTTGCATAATCCAAAGAGTGGGTTTTACTTAGATGGTTGGGCTGAAAATGCACACGATGTGATTGCTAACGCTCGGCTGCTTATAGCGCCGCTGCGCTTTGGTGCGGGTATTAAAGGCAAAATACTCGAAGCTATGCGATGTGGAACCCCTACCCTCACTACCTGGGTTGGCGCTGAAGGTATTGCAGAAGAAACAGGGAATAGTGCTACGCAGCCTACGTGGGCTGGCGCCATTTGCGATACGGCAGAAGATTTCGCGAATCACGCCATTAAGCTTTATAACAGCGAAGAGGATTGGTCGTCAGCAAGTCAGTTAGGGCTAGTGTTGTTAAGCACTTTTGAAAATGACAAAGAAAGCGAGCGCTTAGCCGAACGGATTGCCAGTATAGCTAAAGATGTAGATGCCCATCGCAAGACCTTGTTTTTACAGGGGCTGCTGTGGCATCAAACCTTGAATGCAAGTAAATATATGTCGCAGTGGATTGAAGCTAAAAACCAAATTTTATAG
- a CDS encoding alpha/beta fold hydrolase, which produces MSKTDISFHFAHANGFPAGSYNALFSSLPEHFHRLHVDRFGHDPQLPVNANWRNQVNELIKHVKVENTDSRGVYAVGHSFGAVISYMAACEEPSLFRGLIMLDPPLVMGPMSYFFRFAKKTPLINKLTPAKLAETRNTQWPSHTDMEAYFQGKALFRNMDKRCIRDYVKHVTHTKGELTSLTFNAEVEASLFRNVPHNLGKYKGKLKCPALLVTAKDGAVCRPAMYDRLIQHNNIDHTEFKGGHMFPLEHPEAVAELISTTISKWNNSL; this is translated from the coding sequence TTGTCGAAAACCGATATTAGTTTTCACTTTGCCCATGCAAATGGATTTCCTGCTGGTAGTTACAACGCGCTTTTTTCTTCATTACCTGAGCACTTTCACCGTCTTCATGTCGACCGGTTTGGCCACGATCCTCAATTGCCAGTGAATGCTAATTGGCGCAATCAAGTTAATGAGCTTATAAAACACGTAAAAGTCGAAAACACTGACAGTAGAGGTGTTTATGCGGTAGGGCACTCCTTTGGTGCGGTAATTTCTTATATGGCAGCCTGCGAAGAGCCCAGCTTGTTTCGAGGACTTATCATGCTTGACCCTCCGTTAGTGATGGGCCCCATGAGTTACTTTTTTCGGTTTGCGAAAAAGACACCTTTAATCAACAAATTAACCCCTGCGAAGTTAGCTGAAACGCGAAATACACAATGGCCATCTCATACTGATATGGAAGCGTACTTTCAAGGAAAAGCGCTGTTTCGTAATATGGATAAGCGATGTATTCGTGATTATGTTAAGCATGTGACACACACCAAAGGCGAGCTGACATCGTTAACATTCAATGCCGAGGTAGAAGCGTCATTATTTCGCAATGTGCCGCATAATTTAGGTAAGTATAAAGGCAAGTTGAAGTGCCCAGCATTGCTGGTTACGGCTAAAGATGGTGCGGTGTGTAGACCGGCTATGTATGATAGGTTAATTCAGCATAACAACATTGATCATACTGAATTTAAAGGTGGGCATATGTTCCCGTTAGAACATCCTGAAGCAGTGGCTGAACTTATTTCAACCACCATTTCAAAATGGAATAACTCGCTTTAG
- a CDS encoding spinster family MFS transporter, translating to MAHSQVQTAPVEKADTSRAYRNYVLVILTLVYAFNFIDRQIIGILSPFIKADLGLDDAQLGLLKGVYFAILYTVVGIPIAWLADRYSRVNIIAISLTLWSGFTAASGLAMNYTQLALARIGVGIGEAGGSPPSHSIISDLFPKEKRAGALAVYSLGIPFGVMLAFFASAFFLQGGSADWRTVMISVGLPGVLLALLLKFTVKEPKRTESVQTEDAEKPSVSASLKTLLKIPTWWGMALGISFGSFGNYAISTWIIDYYVRAFAGLDITQLLIAFGIINGSAYALGVWLGGYIADRWGKQNKKAYALLPAIALIIGVPALYFSLQVNDLWLSVGLMTFLLFTSGSYLGPSFAMAQTLAPINVRAMSTALFFFVLNIIALGGGPTITGIISQALVPSLGEVEALRQSLLYLIVPYALSIIVFLWTSTKIVKDWEMAESRGL from the coding sequence ATGGCCCACAGTCAGGTTCAAACGGCACCAGTAGAGAAAGCGGATACTTCCCGCGCCTACAGAAATTACGTGTTAGTGATACTAACGCTGGTTTATGCATTTAATTTTATTGATAGACAGATCATAGGCATCCTTTCTCCATTCATTAAAGCTGATTTGGGTTTAGATGATGCGCAGTTAGGCTTATTAAAGGGCGTTTATTTCGCTATTCTTTATACCGTGGTGGGCATTCCTATTGCGTGGCTTGCTGATCGCTATAGTCGCGTAAATATTATTGCTATCTCGCTCACCCTATGGAGCGGCTTTACCGCAGCTTCGGGGCTTGCCATGAACTACACGCAACTGGCCCTTGCCAGAATTGGGGTGGGTATTGGTGAAGCAGGGGGGAGCCCACCTTCACACAGTATTATTTCCGACCTATTTCCTAAAGAAAAACGTGCAGGCGCACTAGCGGTTTACTCACTCGGTATTCCGTTTGGCGTGATGTTGGCATTCTTTGCTTCTGCGTTTTTCTTGCAAGGCGGATCAGCTGATTGGCGTACCGTAATGATAAGTGTGGGATTACCGGGCGTGTTATTAGCACTATTGCTGAAATTTACGGTAAAAGAGCCAAAACGTACCGAGTCAGTACAAACTGAAGACGCTGAAAAACCGAGTGTTTCAGCGTCGCTCAAAACCTTGTTGAAAATACCTACGTGGTGGGGAATGGCCTTAGGTATTTCCTTTGGCTCGTTCGGTAACTATGCCATTTCGACTTGGATCATCGATTATTATGTACGTGCCTTTGCTGGGCTAGATATTACGCAGTTGCTAATTGCGTTTGGTATTATTAATGGTTCTGCTTATGCATTAGGCGTGTGGCTTGGCGGTTATATCGCCGATAGATGGGGCAAACAAAACAAGAAAGCATATGCCTTGCTACCTGCTATTGCGCTCATTATTGGTGTACCAGCGTTGTATTTCTCGCTTCAAGTTAACGACTTATGGTTGTCGGTAGGGTTAATGACCTTCTTACTGTTTACCAGTGGTTCGTATTTAGGTCCCAGTTTTGCCATGGCGCAAACCCTTGCACCTATCAATGTTCGTGCTATGTCTACGGCATTATTTTTCTTTGTATTGAATATTATTGCACTGGGCGGCGGACCAACAATAACCGGCATCATTAGCCAAGCGTTAGTGCCTTCATTGGGTGAAGTTGAAGCTCTGCGTCAATCTTTACTGTATTTGATTGTGCCCTATGCGCTTTCGATTATCGTGTTCTTATGGACCAGTACTAAAATTGTTAAAGATTGGGAGATGGCAGAGTCGAGAGGGCTGTAG
- a CDS encoding nucleoside hydrolase, whose translation MSSTTPVIFDHDGGIDDLLSLILLLRLPNINVVGVTITPADCYPDDALLSTRKILSLTGNSHIPVSVGQLTGPNPFPPEWRAQPKMCHATPTMLRTSHDDVKVESKAAHEWMHSALTHAAEPVTVLMTGPATNLAAALTQSPNLVDKVQKVVWMGGAVKVKGNVAMHDHDGSAEWNAYWDPKATKVLVDSGVNLLLVPLDATNDLPVSWDFLQQLAVKNTPVSDLSGQFWASTVTSIPSYEFTYFLWDILSTCVLALPDTKLRIETGQVAVSTTTPNAGHTYPCDETGSSISWVASVDADYVREMVIHYLSGEFCQSPVPFVK comes from the coding sequence ATGTCTTCTACTACCCCAGTTATTTTTGACCACGATGGTGGCATTGACGATTTATTATCGCTAATACTTTTGCTGCGTTTACCTAATATAAATGTAGTGGGTGTAACCATTACGCCGGCCGACTGTTACCCAGATGATGCTTTGCTGAGTACTCGCAAAATCCTTTCATTAACGGGTAATTCCCATATTCCTGTAAGTGTAGGGCAGTTAACAGGCCCCAATCCATTTCCGCCTGAATGGCGCGCTCAACCTAAAATGTGCCATGCTACCCCCACCATGCTGCGTACATCTCACGATGACGTGAAGGTTGAAAGCAAGGCCGCGCATGAATGGATGCATAGTGCATTAACTCATGCTGCTGAGCCTGTTACCGTTTTAATGACAGGCCCGGCTACCAACTTAGCCGCCGCGTTAACGCAAAGCCCAAACCTTGTAGATAAGGTACAAAAAGTGGTGTGGATGGGAGGTGCCGTAAAGGTCAAAGGTAATGTGGCTATGCATGATCATGACGGTTCAGCGGAATGGAATGCCTATTGGGATCCTAAGGCCACTAAAGTATTGGTAGATAGTGGCGTAAATTTGCTGCTAGTGCCTTTAGATGCCACCAACGATTTGCCTGTTAGTTGGGATTTTTTGCAGCAACTTGCTGTAAAAAATACGCCGGTTTCAGACCTGTCTGGGCAATTTTGGGCGTCAACGGTGACGTCTATTCCCTCTTATGAGTTTACGTATTTTTTATGGGATATTCTTTCAACCTGTGTATTAGCCTTACCAGATACCAAGCTGCGTATTGAAACCGGTCAGGTTGCGGTTAGTACAACAACGCCGAATGCAGGCCATACCTACCCCTGTGACGAAACGGGGAGTTCAATTTCTTGGGTGGCAAGCGTTGATGCTGATTATGTCCGCGAAATGGTAATTCACTATTTAAGCGGAGAGTTTTGTCAATCACCAGTGCCATTTGTTAAATAA
- a CDS encoding SRPBCC family protein has product MAALKKIVLGVGVLIALVVVVGLFLPQQYKVERSILINAQPEEIYPDVVDLRAWQNWGVWFQRDPSMEIDYSGPDRAIGMMSSWKSVTEGNGEMKITDLEHNKKVVYSLAFPEWEMGSTGSLVISPAGEATKVTWVDSGDVGNNIISRYFVLMMDGMIGPDFEMGLENLKTVVENKG; this is encoded by the coding sequence ATGGCAGCTTTAAAGAAGATAGTTTTAGGTGTGGGCGTACTGATCGCTTTGGTAGTTGTGGTTGGGCTGTTCCTTCCACAGCAATACAAAGTTGAAAGAAGCATTTTGATTAATGCACAACCTGAAGAAATTTATCCCGATGTCGTCGATTTGCGGGCATGGCAAAACTGGGGCGTTTGGTTTCAACGGGACCCTAGTATGGAAATCGATTACTCTGGGCCAGATAGAGCTATTGGAATGATGTCATCTTGGAAAAGCGTGACGGAAGGTAATGGGGAGATGAAAATTACCGACTTAGAACACAATAAAAAGGTGGTTTACTCATTGGCTTTCCCAGAATGGGAAATGGGTTCGACAGGATCATTAGTAATATCGCCTGCTGGTGAGGCTACTAAAGTGACGTGGGTTGACTCAGGTGACGTGGGTAACAACATCATCAGTCGCTACTTTGTACTGATGATGGACGGCATGATAGGCCCAGATTTCGAGATGGGATTAGAAAATTTAAAAACCGTAGTGGAAAACAAAGGCTAG
- a CDS encoding DUF2750 domain-containing protein — protein MFPDTVTATLNDTVLAQAKSLSAEDRQMLVISYVPKAKEIWLIQGTEGFVMLEDNDITRLPVFPHNNLAQAWLDENQITGTCVAVPFDEFTETWLPGLTKNGVELVMFPTSADAENLVMTAEELSAEFSADASA, from the coding sequence GTGTTTCCAGATACTGTAACCGCCACCCTGAACGACACTGTGCTAGCGCAGGCTAAAAGCTTGTCTGCTGAAGACCGACAAATGCTAGTGATCAGCTACGTACCCAAAGCGAAAGAAATTTGGCTAATCCAAGGTACAGAAGGCTTTGTCATGCTGGAAGACAACGACATTACCCGACTGCCCGTTTTTCCTCACAATAACTTAGCGCAAGCGTGGTTGGACGAGAATCAAATTACAGGTACTTGTGTGGCAGTGCCATTCGATGAATTTACCGAAACTTGGCTACCTGGTTTAACTAAAAATGGCGTGGAGTTGGTTATGTTTCCTACCTCTGCCGATGCCGAAAACTTAGTCATGACAGCAGAAGAGCTAAGTGCAGAATTCAGCGCAGATGCAAGCGCTTAA
- a CDS encoding HDOD domain-containing protein codes for MTLQDIISNASTLFVLPDSVTRLKACMDDGASNIDDIADIISFDPSLATQLLRVANSALYRFPNKIDTITKALQVVGTRSTYDLALAFGVSQAFKEVDGQVIDLDKFWEQSVSCGLLAKYFAEMRNIREPERLFVAGLLHNIGELVVVATLPDSAKRCQAFNARVSPAELQAGVLGYTFTNVSAGIIKEWGIPETIYKPIAKIHGDSSNTSEYEEQILQLSYVLALDNVNSEIYPSYNNLKPELHESLSLNRDDLEDALDITNLQCISVISLFNPNAFMLY; via the coding sequence ATGACCTTACAAGATATCATTAGTAACGCGAGCACATTGTTTGTGCTGCCCGACTCGGTAACGCGTTTAAAAGCTTGCATGGATGATGGGGCATCTAATATTGACGATATTGCCGACATCATCTCTTTTGATCCTTCGTTAGCCACGCAGCTTTTAAGGGTGGCGAATTCGGCGTTGTACCGCTTTCCGAATAAAATAGACACGATTACTAAAGCGCTACAAGTAGTGGGTACGCGCTCAACCTACGACCTCGCTCTTGCATTTGGCGTTAGCCAAGCATTCAAAGAGGTCGATGGCCAAGTTATCGACTTAGATAAATTTTGGGAGCAAAGTGTTTCTTGCGGTCTTCTAGCAAAGTACTTTGCTGAAATGCGAAATATTAGAGAGCCGGAACGCTTATTTGTTGCAGGTTTACTGCATAATATTGGTGAATTAGTAGTTGTTGCCACGTTGCCAGATAGCGCAAAACGTTGTCAGGCGTTTAACGCAAGAGTAAGCCCAGCTGAACTGCAAGCTGGCGTGTTGGGTTATACTTTTACGAATGTGTCGGCGGGGATCATCAAAGAGTGGGGTATCCCTGAAACCATATACAAGCCTATTGCGAAAATACACGGTGATAGTAGCAATACTTCAGAATATGAAGAGCAAATACTTCAGTTGTCATACGTTTTGGCGCTAGACAACGTAAATTCAGAAATTTATCCCAGCTACAATAACTTAAAACCTGAATTGCATGAAAGCCTGTCGCTTAATCGTGACGACTTAGAAGATGCTTTAGATATTACTAACCTGCAGTGTATTTCTGTTATCTCCTTATTCAATCCGAATGCCTTTATGCTTTATTAA
- a CDS encoding SufE family protein — translation MATAKGWDGATRAIMLAGKKLVALPESARTEDALVPACESKVWVACLYSPDTSELVIAAYSPSKIIRGVLAVLLEKANSLSDEQRKAYDFEQYMNACNLQRHLSQSRGNGILSVLRRLNTL, via the coding sequence GTGGCTACAGCTAAAGGCTGGGATGGTGCCACCCGAGCCATTATGCTGGCGGGCAAGAAGCTGGTTGCTTTACCAGAGTCTGCGCGCACTGAAGATGCATTAGTACCGGCTTGTGAAAGTAAAGTGTGGGTAGCGTGTTTGTATTCACCAGACACTAGCGAACTTGTTATTGCGGCTTATTCGCCCAGCAAGATTATTCGCGGCGTACTGGCGGTACTGTTAGAAAAAGCGAATAGCCTTTCCGATGAACAAAGAAAGGCTTATGACTTTGAGCAATATATGAACGCGTGTAATTTGCAGCGTCATTTAAGTCAGTCTAGAGGCAATGGTATATTGAGTGTTTTACGACGCTTAAATACGCTATAA
- a CDS encoding acyl-CoA thioesterase yields the protein MTVDELLTLSSLEALSDNEWKVDNLIIPSIWAQGRTAFGGISAGMAYSAIRQKVSEERVLRSFTTNFVGPLSPDIPFTIEVTLLREGKNVSQYTAHAKQNGKSCVFVQACFGIGRKSGIKVENKDTHEMPVPTKGKFIPQIPKVTPKFLRHFDLAIDKGGIPFTRKKTSVYHGHMRFKKPPAKITDAHIITMIDAWPPTLLQMMKLPAPASTVSWNLEFIHPHKQVDPTDWFAYQAHTRQAEDGYGHTEATIWDKDNEVVAISRQTVAIFD from the coding sequence ATGACGGTAGACGAGCTTTTAACTCTTTCTTCTTTAGAGGCACTTTCTGACAATGAATGGAAAGTAGATAACCTCATTATTCCCAGCATTTGGGCTCAAGGGCGTACAGCATTCGGCGGTATTTCAGCAGGTATGGCGTACAGCGCTATTCGTCAAAAAGTCAGTGAGGAACGCGTGCTGCGTTCATTTACAACTAACTTTGTTGGCCCGCTCTCGCCAGACATCCCATTTACCATTGAAGTAACCTTATTGCGTGAGGGCAAAAACGTATCTCAATATACCGCCCATGCAAAGCAAAATGGTAAAAGTTGTGTATTCGTTCAAGCCTGTTTTGGTATTGGCAGAAAATCAGGTATTAAGGTAGAAAATAAAGACACCCATGAAATGCCGGTGCCCACCAAAGGCAAATTCATACCGCAAATTCCAAAAGTTACGCCTAAGTTTTTACGTCATTTCGATTTAGCCATCGATAAAGGGGGTATTCCCTTCACCCGTAAAAAAACCAGCGTTTACCACGGACACATGCGCTTTAAAAAGCCACCAGCGAAAATCACCGACGCACATATCATTACCATGATTGATGCTTGGCCGCCTACGCTGTTACAAATGATGAAATTGCCTGCTCCAGCAAGTACTGTTAGTTGGAATCTGGAGTTTATACACCCGCATAAGCAGGTAGACCCTACCGACTGGTTTGCTTACCAAGCACATACCCGTCAGGCGGAGGATGGCTACGGCCACACAGAAGCCACTATTTGGGATAAAGACAATGAAGTCGTTGCGATAAGTCGCCAAACCGTGGCAATTTTCGATTAA
- the glgC gene encoding glucose-1-phosphate adenylyltransferase: MADQSSRYISNLTRDTYALILAGGRGSRLHELTTWRAKPALYFGGKFRIIDFPLSNCINSGIRRVGVVTQYKSHSLIRHLVRGWGHFKKELGESVEILPASQRFSDSWYEGTADAVFQNIDIIRDELPKYVMILSGDHIYRMDYGTMLARHVESGAKMTVSCMSVPIEEAAGSFGVMSIDENYRINGFAEKPEHPAPLPGDDSRCLASMGNYVFDTEFLFEQLRRDAATSGSQRDFGKDIIPSIIKDHPVYAFEFESTGGGDAYWRDVGTIDSFWEANMEMVAPVPQLNLYDQKWPIWTYQEQLPPAKFVWEDHDRRGEAINSVVSGGCIISGSTLRGTICFSNVRVHSYGLIEDAVILPDVEIMRHCKLRKVLLDRGCVIPEGTVIGYNHDDDRARGFRVSEKGVVLVTREMLGQPVGGLSPT; this comes from the coding sequence ATGGCAGATCAGAGTTCACGCTATATTAGTAATCTGACTCGCGATACCTACGCACTAATATTAGCCGGAGGAAGGGGCTCACGTTTACATGAATTAACAACGTGGCGCGCAAAACCTGCACTCTATTTTGGCGGTAAGTTTAGAATTATCGATTTTCCGCTATCTAATTGTATTAACTCAGGCATTAGACGTGTTGGCGTAGTAACCCAGTACAAGTCTCATTCATTAATAAGACATTTAGTACGCGGCTGGGGACACTTCAAGAAGGAACTCGGTGAGTCAGTAGAAATACTACCTGCTTCTCAGCGATTCTCTGATAGCTGGTATGAAGGTACCGCCGATGCAGTATTCCAAAATATCGACATTATTCGAGACGAACTGCCCAAGTACGTAATGATTTTATCTGGCGACCATATCTATCGCATGGATTACGGTACTATGTTAGCGCGTCATGTTGAAAGTGGCGCAAAAATGACCGTGTCATGTATGTCGGTTCCAATCGAAGAAGCTGCTGGTTCATTTGGTGTGATGTCGATCGATGAAAATTATCGTATTAATGGTTTTGCAGAAAAACCTGAACATCCGGCTCCCCTACCAGGCGATGACAGTCGCTGCCTAGCATCAATGGGCAACTATGTTTTCGATACTGAGTTTTTATTCGAACAATTACGAAGAGACGCTGCAACCTCTGGCTCACAGCGTGATTTTGGTAAAGACATTATCCCATCAATTATCAAAGATCACCCCGTGTATGCGTTTGAATTTGAAAGCACTGGTGGTGGCGATGCCTATTGGCGTGATGTAGGTACCATTGATTCATTTTGGGAAGCCAATATGGAGATGGTGGCACCGGTTCCACAGCTTAATTTGTACGATCAAAAATGGCCCATCTGGACCTACCAAGAACAATTGCCACCTGCAAAATTTGTGTGGGAAGATCACGACAGGCGCGGGGAAGCGATTAATTCGGTTGTGTCTGGCGGCTGTATTATTTCTGGTTCAACCCTACGCGGCACAATTTGCTTCTCGAACGTAAGGGTACACTCGTACGGCCTTATAGAAGATGCGGTAATTTTGCCTGATGTAGAAATTATGCGTCATTGTAAGCTAAGAAAAGTACTGCTTGATAGAGGTTGTGTTATTCCAGAAGGCACCGTTATTGGTTACAACCACGATGATGATAGAGCACGAGGATTCCGCGTTTCTGAAAAAGGCGTGGTGTTAGTTACAAGAGAAATGCTAGGCCAACCTGTTGGCGGCCTATCTCCTACCTAA